One Syntrophaceae bacterium DNA window includes the following coding sequences:
- a CDS encoding peptide chain release factor-like protein — MPISSDKEQALLERMARLGIAESDLRETFVRSSGPGGQKVNKTSTCVQLLHVPTGITVKCQRERSQALNRFLARRLLLDRIEKLQKGVVEAERERIEKIRRQKRKRSRRAKEKMLEAKRRQSEKKGLRAKVPRDGD, encoded by the coding sequence ATGCCGATCTCATCCGACAAGGAACAGGCCCTGCTGGAGCGCATGGCCCGCCTGGGGATCGCCGAGAGCGACCTCAGGGAGACCTTCGTCCGCTCCTCGGGTCCCGGCGGGCAGAAGGTCAACAAGACCTCGACCTGCGTGCAGCTCCTGCACGTCCCCACGGGGATCACCGTCAAGTGTCAGCGCGAACGATCCCAGGCCCTGAACCGCTTCCTGGCGCGCCGCCTTCTCCTCGACCGGATCGAAAAACTGCAGAAGGGTGTCGTCGAGGCCGAGAGGGAGCGCATCGAGAAGATCCGGCGCCAGAAGCGCAAACGCTCCCGGCGTGCCAAGGAAAAGATGCTCGAGGCAAAGCGCCGGCAGTCGGAAAAGAAGGGTCTGCGGGCGAAGGTCCCGCGGGACGGGGACTGA
- the atpE gene encoding ATP synthase F0 subunit C: MRSKKMFAALLSVLFVFGFASLALAAEKEGVDYTRAIVLGCSVIAAGIAMGFGAIGAGLGIGQATGGASNAVGRNPEAQGKIMLTMMVGMAMTESVAIYALVVSLVILYANPIIRLLG, encoded by the coding sequence ATGAGGTCCAAGAAAATGTTCGCAGCGCTGCTGTCCGTCCTGTTCGTGTTCGGGTTTGCGTCCCTGGCCCTTGCCGCCGAGAAGGAAGGCGTCGACTACACGAGGGCGATTGTCCTGGGCTGCTCCGTGATCGCCGCCGGCATCGCGATGGGGTTCGGCGCCATCGGGGCGGGACTCGGCATCGGGCAGGCGACCGGCGGTGCATCCAATGCCGTGGGTAGAAATCCCGAGGCGCAGGGCAAGATCATGCTCACCATGATGGTCGGTATGGCCATGACGGAATCCGTCGCGATCTACGCCCTCGTCGTGTCGCTCGTGATTCTCTACGCGAACCCGATCATCAGGCTGCTTGGTTAA
- a CDS encoding Lrp/AsnC family transcriptional regulator, translating to MAHREDRSEQELFRQLQGDLPVEKRPFRAVASRAGGDEQTVLDAIRACLRDGTIRKFGAVLRHQRAGITRNAMVVWAVPPRQVEETGALLASCKAVTHCYERRPHFLGRYNLFTMIHAREGTIEGLVAEIAAQARIRDYLVLHSEEEFKKSSMEYY from the coding sequence ATGGCGCATCGAGAAGACAGGAGTGAGCAGGAGCTCTTCAGGCAGCTGCAGGGCGATCTCCCCGTTGAAAAGCGGCCCTTTCGCGCCGTCGCGTCCCGAGCGGGAGGCGACGAGCAGACCGTTTTGGATGCGATCCGGGCCTGCCTGCGCGACGGCACGATCCGGAAATTCGGCGCCGTGCTGAGGCATCAGCGGGCCGGAATCACCCGCAACGCCATGGTGGTCTGGGCCGTGCCCCCACGGCAGGTCGAAGAGACAGGGGCCCTCCTCGCATCCTGCAAGGCGGTCACGCACTGCTACGAGCGGCGCCCGCACTTCCTCGGCCGTTACAACCTCTTCACCATGATACACGCCCGCGAAGGGACGATCGAAGGTCTCGTCGCGGAGATCGCCGCGCAGGCACGGATCCGCGACTACCTGGTCCTGCACAGCGAGGAGGAATTCAAGAAGAGCAGCATGGAGTACTACTAG
- the hemL gene encoding glutamate-1-semialdehyde 2,1-aminomutase: MKRTRSLALFEDAKKLIPGGVNSPVRAFGSVGSSPFFVRKASGSKVWDIDGNRYIDYVGSWGPMILGHAHPAVVAAIRRAAKRGTSYGAPTEAEVEMAGTITRAFPSMDQVRMVSSGTEAAMSAIRLARGYTGREKIIKFEGCYHGHADSLLVKAGSGVATLGIPGSPGIPAGLATLTITVPFNDLDAVRTAVRKHGKEVACVIVEPAAGNMGLVPPAPGFLEGLREITAERAIVLIFDEVISGFRLRFGGFQDIAGVRPDLTCLGKIIGGGLPVGAFGGRREIMESLAPTGPVYQAGTLSGNPLAMAAGLATLGVLEHDADYRELDRKTRRLCDGMLKLFRKKGIAVTLSRRGSMFTVFFTDRAVTDFASALRCDTGLFARYFNAMLRHGVSLPPSQFETAFVSFAHTEEDIDRTLEACGKALSEI, encoded by the coding sequence ATGAAGCGAACACGTTCTCTTGCGCTCTTCGAAGACGCCAAGAAATTGATCCCCGGCGGCGTGAACAGCCCCGTGCGGGCATTCGGCTCCGTCGGGTCATCCCCGTTCTTCGTCAGGAAGGCCTCGGGCTCGAAGGTCTGGGACATCGACGGGAACCGCTACATCGACTACGTCGGCTCGTGGGGGCCCATGATCCTCGGGCACGCCCACCCCGCCGTGGTCGCCGCGATCCGCAGGGCGGCGAAGCGGGGCACCAGCTACGGCGCCCCGACTGAAGCCGAGGTCGAGATGGCCGGGACGATCACGCGCGCCTTCCCCTCCATGGACCAGGTCCGGATGGTCAGCTCCGGGACGGAGGCGGCGATGAGCGCCATCCGGCTCGCCCGCGGTTACACGGGGCGCGAGAAGATCATCAAGTTCGAGGGCTGTTATCACGGCCATGCCGACTCGCTGCTGGTGAAGGCGGGCTCCGGCGTGGCGACGCTCGGCATCCCCGGGAGCCCGGGAATCCCGGCCGGGCTGGCCACGCTCACGATCACGGTCCCCTTCAACGACCTGGACGCCGTGAGGACAGCGGTTCGGAAGCACGGCAAGGAAGTCGCCTGTGTGATCGTGGAGCCCGCCGCGGGCAACATGGGGCTCGTCCCCCCCGCGCCGGGGTTCCTCGAAGGCCTGCGGGAGATCACCGCGGAGCGGGCGATCGTGCTGATCTTCGACGAGGTCATCTCGGGGTTCCGGCTGCGCTTCGGGGGCTTCCAGGACATCGCCGGGGTCCGTCCCGACCTGACCTGCCTCGGCAAGATCATCGGCGGCGGGCTGCCCGTCGGGGCCTTCGGCGGCAGGCGGGAGATCATGGAATCGCTCGCGCCGACGGGCCCCGTGTACCAGGCGGGAACCCTCTCGGGCAACCCCCTCGCCATGGCGGCTGGTCTGGCGACGCTCGGCGTTCTCGAACACGACGCGGACTACCGGGAACTCGATCGGAAGACCCGTCGTCTCTGCGACGGGATGTTGAAGCTGTTCCGAAAGAAGGGCATCGCCGTCACCCTCAGCCGGCGCGGGTCCATGTTCACCGTTTTCTTCACCGACCGCGCCGTGACGGATTTCGCATCGGCGCTGCGGTGCGACACCGGCCTGTTCGCCCGGTACTTCAACGCCATGCTCCGCCACGGCGTGAGCCTGCCGCCATCCCAGTTCGAAACGGCCTTCGTCTCCTTCGCCCATACGGAGGAGGACATCGACCGCACCCTCGAGGCCTGCGGGAAGGCCCTCTCCGAAATCTGA
- the gmd gene encoding GDP-mannose 4,6-dehydratase — protein sequence MKRAFVTGITGQDGSYLAEFLLCKGYEVHGLIRRSSTFNTDRIDHLFKDLHDPSARLFLYYGDLSVSGQLTDLLHDIRPDEIYHLGAQSHVRVSFDMPEYTGDVTGLGTLRLLEAVRKTGIKTRFYQASSSEMFGAAPPPQSESTPFHPRSPYAAAKVYAYYLVKNYREAYNLFGCNGILFNHESPRRGETFVTRKITRAATRIKVGLQQKVFLGNLQAKRDWGFAGDYVEAMWLMLQQDEPDDYVVATGETHSVQEFAERVFQRLGLDWKAHVEIDPRYYRPAEVDVLLGDASKARAKLGWSPKVGFEQLIDMMVESDLELAQKEKTLRDAGFACEPKRILS from the coding sequence ATGAAGCGGGCGTTCGTCACGGGCATCACGGGCCAGGACGGCTCCTATCTGGCGGAGTTTCTGCTCTGTAAGGGATACGAGGTGCACGGGCTGATCCGCCGCTCGAGCACGTTCAACACCGACCGGATCGACCACCTCTTCAAGGACCTTCATGACCCGTCGGCGCGTCTTTTCCTGTATTATGGCGACCTGTCCGTATCGGGACAGCTCACGGATCTTCTCCATGATATCCGGCCGGACGAAATCTACCACCTTGGTGCCCAGAGCCATGTACGGGTCAGTTTCGATATGCCCGAATACACGGGGGACGTGACGGGGCTCGGCACCCTTCGTCTTCTGGAAGCGGTCCGGAAGACGGGAATCAAGACCCGCTTCTACCAGGCCTCGTCGAGCGAGATGTTCGGCGCGGCGCCGCCGCCCCAGAGCGAGAGCACGCCGTTCCACCCCCGCAGCCCGTACGCCGCAGCAAAGGTCTACGCCTACTATCTCGTGAAGAACTACCGCGAGGCGTACAACCTCTTCGGGTGCAACGGCATCCTTTTCAACCACGAGTCCCCCCGCCGCGGCGAGACCTTCGTGACACGAAAAATCACCCGCGCCGCCACACGGATCAAGGTCGGCCTTCAGCAAAAGGTCTTCCTGGGGAACCTGCAAGCCAAGCGCGACTGGGGCTTCGCGGGCGACTACGTGGAGGCCATGTGGCTGATGCTCCAGCAGGACGAGCCGGACGACTACGTCGTGGCCACCGGGGAGACGCATTCGGTCCAGGAGTTCGCGGAGCGGGTGTTCCAGCGGCTCGGCCTCGACTGGAAGGCACACGTCGAGATCGACCCCCGCTACTACCGGCCCGCGGAAGTGGACGTCCTGCTCGGCGATGCCTCGAAGGCGAGGGCGAAACTGGGCTGGTCGCCGAAGGTGGGCTTTGAGCAGCTTATCGACATGATGGTGGAGAGCGATCTGGAGTTGGCACAGAAGGAAAAGACGCTCCGCGATGCCGGGTTTGCCTGCGAGCCGAAGCGGATCCTGTCCTGA
- a CDS encoding GDP-L-fucose synthase produces the protein MDKDAKIYVAGHRGLLGKALVRMLRERGYENLLLRSSAELDLRRQADVEAFFEQERPQVVFLAAARVGGIWANMHNPAPFLYDNVMIQTNVIHAAWRFGTERLLFVSSSCSYPRICPQPMREEFILTGPPEPTNESYAIAKISGMKMIEAYHRQYGVRFFSVIFPNLYGPGDNFDPRDSHVIAALVRRFHEAAAGNRPEVEIWGTGRARREFLYVDDAADACLFFIDRLSGGEAVNAGAGSDVSIGDLAGLIARISGYRGRLIFDPTKPDGMPQKLLDVSNIERLGWKPRVGLEEGLRKTCEWYARHGAAGEKP, from the coding sequence ATGGACAAAGACGCGAAAATCTATGTCGCCGGACACCGGGGCCTTCTCGGCAAGGCGCTCGTGCGCATGCTCCGCGAGCGCGGGTACGAAAATCTCCTGCTGCGCTCGAGTGCCGAGCTCGACCTGCGCCGCCAGGCCGACGTCGAGGCCTTTTTCGAGCAGGAGCGTCCGCAGGTCGTCTTCCTGGCCGCCGCCCGCGTTGGAGGGATCTGGGCGAACATGCACAACCCCGCCCCCTTCCTCTACGACAACGTGATGATCCAGACGAATGTGATCCACGCGGCCTGGCGGTTCGGAACGGAGCGCCTCCTGTTCGTCTCGAGCTCCTGTTCGTACCCGCGGATATGTCCGCAGCCGATGCGTGAAGAGTTTATCCTGACAGGACCGCCCGAGCCGACCAATGAGTCCTACGCGATCGCCAAGATCAGCGGCATGAAGATGATCGAGGCCTATCACCGCCAGTATGGCGTCCGGTTCTTCTCCGTCATCTTTCCGAATCTCTACGGGCCGGGTGATAATTTCGACCCCCGCGATTCCCACGTCATTGCCGCCCTCGTGCGCCGATTCCATGAAGCGGCGGCGGGCAATCGCCCCGAGGTGGAGATCTGGGGCACCGGCAGGGCCCGCCGGGAGTTCCTCTACGTCGACGATGCGGCCGATGCCTGCCTGTTCTTCATCGACCGGCTATCGGGCGGAGAGGCTGTCAACGCGGGTGCCGGGTCGGACGTGTCCATCGGGGACCTGGCCGGTTTGATCGCAAGGATTTCGGGGTACCGGGGCCGCCTGATTTTCGATCCGACGAAACCGGACGGCATGCCGCAGAAGCTGCTGGACGTCAGCAACATCGAGCGGCTGGGATGGAAACCCCGGGTGGGCCTCGAGGAAGGTCTACGGAAGACATGCGAATGGTACGCGCGACACGGGGCCGCCGGGGAGAAACCATGA
- a CDS encoding DegT/DnrJ/EryC1/StrS aminotransferase family protein — protein sequence MTLRVRIGDIRIGEEEKASVLESLTEGQLSEGRKTREFETRWARYIGTKHCVALNSGSSALLAGLLALIHDDRRPKIRPGCKVITSPVTYVATSNAIVLAGMQPVYVDIDPRTFTLDTNQVEDVLRRSRGAHALLLPVHLMGYVNDMDALNEVSRRFGLSVFEDAAQAHGSLYKGRKAGSLSDLAEYSFYIAHNIQVGEMGAVVTSDERLCGLIRRIKANGRLCDCRICRRPAGKCPHSGAGLDPRFTHDLIGFNFKTSELHAAIAVPQIGRADAIIRARQSNVRTLNERLEPFSDIFQLPPYSDEVSYLAYPLIVKDRRWSREKIMRALEKAGIETRPLFGCIPLQQPAYRFLKERYEGRLPKAEFVGKNGFYIGCHQYLKQEDLDCVEEAFHSLVRKGP from the coding sequence ATGACGCTCAGGGTCAGGATCGGCGACATCCGCATCGGTGAGGAGGAAAAGGCCTCCGTTCTGGAATCCCTCACGGAGGGTCAACTTTCGGAAGGCCGCAAAACCCGGGAGTTCGAAACGCGCTGGGCCCGGTACATCGGGACGAAACACTGCGTTGCCCTCAACTCTGGCTCCTCGGCACTCCTCGCCGGACTTCTCGCCCTGATCCACGACGATCGTCGGCCGAAGATCCGGCCCGGATGCAAGGTCATCACCTCCCCCGTCACTTACGTTGCCACGAGCAACGCCATAGTCCTGGCGGGCATGCAGCCGGTGTACGTCGACATCGATCCCCGCACCTTCACGCTGGACACCAACCAGGTGGAGGACGTTCTCCGCAGAAGCCGGGGCGCTCACGCCCTCCTGTTGCCCGTGCACCTCATGGGCTACGTCAACGACATGGACGCCCTCAACGAGGTGTCGCGCCGATTCGGCCTGTCCGTCTTCGAGGACGCAGCACAGGCCCACGGCTCTCTCTACAAGGGTCGCAAGGCGGGTTCGCTCTCGGATCTTGCCGAGTACTCCTTCTACATCGCCCACAATATCCAGGTCGGTGAGATGGGCGCCGTCGTCACGAGCGACGAGCGGCTCTGCGGGCTCATCCGGAGAATCAAGGCCAACGGGCGGCTTTGCGATTGCCGGATCTGCCGCCGGCCGGCGGGGAAATGCCCGCACAGCGGTGCGGGGCTGGACCCCCGGTTCACTCACGACCTCATCGGCTTCAATTTCAAAACGTCCGAACTCCACGCGGCGATCGCCGTCCCCCAAATCGGCAGGGCCGACGCCATCATCCGGGCTCGTCAGTCGAACGTGCGCACCCTCAACGAGAGACTGGAACCCTTTTCGGATATCTTCCAGCTGCCGCCCTACTCGGATGAGGTGAGTTACCTTGCCTATCCCCTGATCGTCAAGGACCGCCGATGGTCCAGGGAAAAGATCATGCGGGCGCTGGAAAAGGCCGGCATCGAGACGCGGCCCCTGTTCGGCTGCATCCCCTTGCAGCAGCCGGCTTACCGTTTTTTGAAGGAACGGTACGAGGGTAGACTGCCCAAGGCCGAGTTCGTGGGCAAAAACGGATTTTACATCGGCTGCCATCAGTACCTGAAACAAGAGGACCTCGATTGCGTGGAGGAGGCCTTCCACAGCCTTGTCCGCAAGGGCCCCTGA
- a CDS encoding AtpZ/AtpI family protein, translated as MREADKESKKSMMQAAYASTFGIALVLGIFGGILIGAWLDRLLDTGHKFSILFLLVGVFAGFRSLYVWIKNTFEDSYEEPIIRRLKDEPHRKRPPAKKN; from the coding sequence ATGAGAGAGGCAGACAAGGAATCGAAGAAGTCCATGATGCAGGCGGCCTATGCCAGCACCTTCGGCATTGCGCTGGTCCTGGGCATCTTCGGGGGAATCCTGATCGGGGCCTGGCTCGACAGGCTGCTCGACACGGGGCACAAGTTCTCCATTCTCTTCCTTCTCGTCGGCGTGTTCGCTGGGTTCCGGAGCCTCTACGTGTGGATCAAGAACACGTTCGAGGACAGCTACGAAGAACCGATCATCAGGCGGCTGAAGGATGAACCCCACCGGAAAAGACCTCCTGCAAAGAAAAATTGA
- a CDS encoding ATP synthase subunit I: protein MNPTGKDLLQRKIEIRNLIILGLLLFASLLIMPWRFTLGILVGGIISIVNLHWLGRDLRVIFSTLSGRAKSAMMIRYYIRMAVTAVVLYFIITGLPVDIIGLLVGLSLVVINIAVTAILESQKKILPEEAS from the coding sequence ATGAACCCCACCGGAAAAGACCTCCTGCAAAGAAAAATTGAGATCCGGAATCTCATCATCCTGGGCCTGCTGCTCTTCGCCAGTCTTCTCATCATGCCCTGGCGCTTCACGCTGGGGATTCTCGTCGGCGGCATCATCAGCATCGTGAACCTTCATTGGCTCGGGCGGGATCTGCGCGTTATCTTCTCCACCCTCTCGGGCAGGGCGAAGTCGGCCATGATGATCCGTTACTACATCCGCATGGCCGTGACGGCGGTGGTCCTCTACTTCATCATCACCGGGCTGCCCGTGGACATCATCGGCCTGCTCGTGGGCCTCTCGCTCGTGGTCATCAACATCGCCGTCACGGCGATTCTCGAGTCTCAAAAAAAAATTCTTCCGGAGGAGGCTAGCTGA
- the atpB gene encoding F0F1 ATP synthase subunit A encodes MHAFLFLHNKYIPDHVTYTILVMAILALLGFLATRRMDIYPNRVQNVMEVFVNAFHNLLVDTMGEHGKRFFPLIATIGFFILFSNLIGLIPGFESPTASLNTTVAMALVVFFLTHIVGVQVQGLKYFKQFLGPVWWLIPLMMPIEIISHLSRPLSLSVRLFGNIQGGHIVVAVIFVLVPLLVPLPILILKILISVIQTLVFMLLSMMYIAGAMEEHH; translated from the coding sequence ATGCATGCCTTTTTGTTCCTGCACAACAAGTACATCCCCGATCATGTGACCTACACGATCCTGGTCATGGCCATCCTGGCCCTTCTGGGGTTTCTCGCCACACGGCGCATGGACATTTACCCCAACAGGGTCCAGAACGTGATGGAGGTCTTCGTCAACGCGTTCCACAACCTCCTGGTCGACACGATGGGCGAGCACGGCAAGCGGTTCTTCCCCCTGATCGCGACCATCGGCTTCTTCATCCTCTTTTCGAACCTCATCGGCCTCATCCCCGGATTCGAGTCGCCCACGGCCAGCCTGAACACGACGGTGGCCATGGCGCTCGTCGTCTTCTTCCTGACGCACATCGTCGGGGTGCAGGTGCAGGGCCTGAAGTACTTCAAGCAGTTCCTGGGGCCCGTCTGGTGGCTCATCCCGCTCATGATGCCCATCGAGATCATCAGCCACCTCTCCAGGCCGCTGTCGCTCTCGGTCCGGCTCTTCGGAAACATCCAGGGCGGCCACATCGTCGTGGCGGTCATCTTCGTCCTCGTGCCGCTTCTCGTGCCCCTGCCCATCCTGATTCTCAAGATCCTGATCTCGGTCATCCAGACGCTCGTCTTCATGCTGCTGTCGATGATGTACATCGCCGGCGCCATGGAGGAGCATCACTAG
- the gltA gene encoding NADPH-dependent glutamate synthase, giving the protein MTDKDKTEKKDKKERIPRQPMPEQDPRVRIGNFDEVPLGYSPETAMLEARRCIQCKKPGCVTGCPVDIDIPGFIRLVADGDFLGAARKIKETNCLPAVCGRVCPQEDQCEKLCVLGKKWDPVAIGRLERFVADYERNAGTVEIPALPAPTGKRIAVVGAGPAGLTIAGDLVKMGHEVTIFEALHKAGGVLIYGIPEFRLPKSIVDAEVEYLQKLGVRIVTDAAIGRLKTIDDLFAEGFHAVFLGVGAGAPVFMNIPGENFSGIYSANEYLTRSNLMKAYRFPEFDTPIARGRNVAVIGGGNVAMDSVRTALRLGAEKAYIIYRRTKTEMPARAEEVHHAEEEGVQFKFLTNPIEYIGDEKGWVKQMVCQRMELGEPDESGRRRPVVVKGSEFTIDVDTVVVSVGTMANPVIPMTTPGLETNRWGYIVTKDETGETTRKGVWAGGDIVTGSATVILAMGAGRKAAKAIHDYVMSL; this is encoded by the coding sequence ATGACCGATAAGGACAAGACGGAAAAGAAGGACAAGAAGGAGCGGATCCCCCGGCAGCCCATGCCGGAACAGGATCCCCGGGTGCGGATCGGCAATTTCGACGAGGTCCCCCTGGGGTATTCCCCCGAGACGGCCATGCTGGAGGCCCGGCGCTGCATCCAGTGCAAGAAGCCGGGCTGCGTGACGGGGTGCCCCGTGGACATCGACATCCCGGGGTTCATCCGGCTCGTGGCCGACGGGGATTTCCTGGGGGCCGCGCGCAAGATCAAGGAGACGAACTGCCTGCCCGCCGTCTGCGGCCGGGTCTGCCCGCAGGAAGACCAGTGCGAGAAGCTCTGCGTCCTGGGCAAGAAGTGGGACCCCGTCGCGATCGGGCGCCTGGAGCGGTTCGTCGCGGACTACGAGCGCAACGCGGGGACGGTCGAGATCCCGGCGCTCCCCGCGCCGACGGGAAAGCGCATTGCCGTCGTCGGGGCGGGGCCCGCGGGGCTCACCATCGCGGGCGACCTGGTCAAGATGGGGCACGAGGTCACGATCTTCGAGGCCCTGCACAAGGCCGGGGGCGTGCTGATCTACGGGATCCCCGAATTCCGCCTCCCCAAGAGCATCGTCGATGCCGAGGTGGAGTACCTGCAGAAGCTGGGCGTGAGGATCGTGACCGACGCGGCCATCGGCAGGCTCAAGACGATCGACGATCTCTTCGCCGAGGGGTTCCACGCCGTGTTTCTCGGTGTCGGCGCCGGGGCGCCCGTGTTCATGAACATCCCGGGCGAGAACTTCTCCGGGATCTACTCGGCCAACGAGTACCTCACCCGCTCGAACCTCATGAAGGCCTACCGCTTCCCCGAGTTCGACACGCCCATCGCCAGGGGGCGCAACGTGGCCGTCATCGGCGGCGGGAACGTGGCCATGGACTCCGTCCGGACGGCGCTTCGCCTCGGGGCGGAAAAAGCCTACATCATCTACCGCCGCACGAAGACCGAGATGCCGGCCCGGGCCGAGGAGGTCCACCACGCCGAGGAGGAGGGGGTGCAGTTCAAGTTCCTCACGAACCCCATCGAGTACATCGGCGACGAGAAGGGCTGGGTGAAGCAGATGGTCTGCCAGCGGATGGAACTGGGCGAGCCCGACGAGTCGGGGCGGCGAAGGCCCGTCGTGGTCAAGGGCTCGGAGTTCACCATCGACGTCGACACCGTCGTCGTTTCCGTGGGGACGATGGCCAACCCCGTGATCCCCATGACGACCCCGGGCCTCGAGACCAACCGCTGGGGCTACATCGTGACGAAGGACGAGACGGGCGAGACGACCCGCAAGGGGGTCTGGGCCGGCGGCGACATCGTGACGGGCTCGGCCACGGTCATCCTGGCCATGGGCGCCGGCCGCAAGGCGGCCAAGGCGATTCACGACTACGTCATGAGCCTCTGA
- a CDS encoding sulfide/dihydroorotate dehydrogenase-like FAD/NAD-binding protein has product MHRITEKVVLSENIVKTVFEAPEIARKRRAGQFIILMIDDRGERIPLTIVDSDPVKGTLTIIYQVVGKTTDQLARLEPGDVIQHVLGPLGHPTEIEGIGTAVCVGGGVGIGVLYPIAKALKEKGTRVISIIGARTKKMLILEEESRSVSDELHVTTDDGSYGYHGFVSDVLRDLIAAGTKIDRVFAIGPVPMMRVVANVTRPHGIKTIVSLNPIMVDGTGMCGACRVTVGGKTKFTCVDGPEFDGHEVDFGLLMSRLQMYAKQEQEARERCRCGDHDR; this is encoded by the coding sequence TTGCACCGGATCACGGAAAAGGTCGTTCTCTCCGAGAACATCGTCAAGACGGTCTTCGAGGCGCCCGAGATCGCGAGGAAGCGCAGGGCCGGACAGTTCATCATCCTCATGATCGACGACAGGGGGGAGCGCATCCCGCTGACGATCGTCGACTCGGACCCCGTGAAGGGGACGCTGACGATCATCTACCAGGTCGTCGGGAAGACGACGGACCAGCTCGCGCGGCTCGAGCCCGGGGACGTCATTCAGCACGTCCTGGGGCCCCTGGGGCACCCCACGGAGATCGAGGGCATCGGGACGGCCGTCTGCGTCGGCGGCGGCGTGGGCATCGGGGTGCTCTACCCCATCGCCAAGGCCCTCAAGGAGAAGGGAACCCGGGTCATCTCCATCATCGGCGCCCGGACGAAGAAGATGCTGATCCTCGAGGAGGAGTCCCGCAGCGTGAGCGACGAGCTGCACGTCACGACCGATGACGGCAGCTACGGCTACCACGGCTTCGTGAGCGACGTGCTGCGGGACCTCATCGCCGCGGGGACGAAGATCGACCGGGTCTTTGCCATCGGCCCGGTGCCCATGATGCGGGTGGTGGCCAACGTGACGCGCCCCCACGGGATCAAGACGATCGTGAGCCTCAACCCCATCATGGTGGACGGCACGGGCATGTGCGGGGCCTGCCGGGTGACCGTGGGCGGGAAGACCAAGTTCACCTGTGTGGACGGCCCCGAGTTCGACGGCCACGAAGTGGATTTCGGGCTCCTGATGAGCCGGCTCCAGATGTACGCAAAGCAGGAACAGGAAGCCAGGGAACGTTGCAGGTGCGGAGACCATGACCGATAA
- a CDS encoding FAD/NAD(P)-binding protein: MQKPLQQITAENPYVPMPVEVIKIITEVDTKDIKTFRLAFVNKEDEERFRYIPGQFAELSVYGKGESPIGIASSPTQKGYIEFTVQKAGVVTTALHEMEEGTLMGVRGPLGNSWPIEYLEGKNIVVVGGGFAFTTLRSLINYMIFEENRKRFGKITVVYGARTPGLLLYKDELEAWGKRGDIDLHVTVDKGDATWKGREGFVPTVCKEVAPSKENAVTVICGPPIMIRFTLPVFFDLGFSKENIITSLEMRMKCGIGKCGRCNVGSKYVCKDGPVFSLAELDKLTKEY; encoded by the coding sequence ATGCAGAAGCCGTTGCAGCAGATCACCGCCGAGAACCCCTACGTGCCCATGCCCGTGGAGGTCATCAAGATCATCACGGAGGTGGACACGAAGGACATCAAGACCTTCCGCCTGGCCTTCGTGAACAAGGAGGACGAGGAGCGCTTCCGGTACATCCCCGGCCAGTTTGCCGAGCTGTCCGTGTACGGCAAGGGCGAGTCGCCCATCGGCATCGCGTCGTCGCCCACCCAGAAGGGATACATCGAGTTCACCGTCCAGAAGGCCGGGGTGGTCACGACGGCCCTGCACGAGATGGAGGAGGGGACCCTCATGGGCGTCCGCGGCCCCCTGGGCAACTCCTGGCCCATCGAGTATCTCGAGGGGAAGAACATCGTCGTCGTGGGGGGCGGTTTCGCCTTCACGACCCTGCGGTCGCTCATCAACTACATGATCTTCGAGGAGAACCGCAAACGCTTCGGGAAGATCACCGTTGTTTACGGCGCCCGGACCCCGGGGCTGCTGCTCTACAAGGACGAGCTGGAGGCCTGGGGCAAGCGCGGCGACATCGACCTGCACGTCACCGTCGACAAGGGCGACGCGACCTGGAAGGGCCGCGAGGGGTTCGTCCCCACGGTCTGCAAGGAAGTCGCCCCGAGCAAGGAGAACGCCGTGACGGTCATCTGCGGCCCCCCGATCATGATCCGCTTCACGCTGCCCGTTTTCTTCGACCTCGGGTTCTCGAAGGAGAACATCATCACGTCCCTCGAGATGCGCATGAAGTGCGGCATCGGCAAGTGCGGCCGCTGCAACGTGGGCAGCAAGTACGTCTGCAAGGACGGCCCCGTCTTCAGCCTGGCCGAGCTCGACAAGCTGACCAAGGAATATTGA